The Sulfurimonas hydrogeniphila genome includes a window with the following:
- a CDS encoding chemotaxis protein CheB has protein sequence MAQHMNSNVMESFTTELSSISKLPLHLVEDKTKIEPSSIYICKTSSKFSIQSDSIYLDSLDKETLYTPSIDALFESALGCLPQYGVTAVILTGIGDDGSKGMDLLYKKGALCIAESSESAKVYGMPKAAYEQNQNIEIMHIDNIAKYLQNV, from the coding sequence ATAGCCCAGCATATGAATAGTAATGTAATGGAGAGTTTTACTACAGAACTCTCAAGTATTTCCAAGCTACCTCTACACCTTGTAGAAGATAAAACAAAGATTGAACCATCCTCTATCTATATATGTAAAACAAGTTCAAAGTTCTCAATCCAATCAGATTCTATCTATTTAGACTCTTTAGATAAAGAGACACTCTATACACCAAGCATTGATGCTCTTTTTGAGTCTGCACTTGGATGTTTGCCTCAGTATGGAGTTACAGCTGTGATTTTAACAGGTATAGGTGATGATGGATCAAAAGGGATGGATTTACTTTATAAGAAAGGGGCATTGTGCATAGCTGAAAGCAGTGAGAGTGCTAAAGTTTATGGAATGCCAAAAGCAGCATATGAGCAAAATCAAAACATTGAAATCATGCATATTGACAATATAGCCAAATATCTTCAAAATGTTTAA